In Herbaspirillum sp. WKF16, one genomic interval encodes:
- a CDS encoding ABC transporter substrate-binding protein, which yields MSKMIRMGTLAGLLATAAISSLSCASAAAGTLAVNIAYKGAVQRTVWQSTLDEFKKANPDVEIKVSFVEEEAYKVQLPGWLSTQAPDIINWHNGERMAFYASRGLLEDVSEDWKKNNWDATYASTKEASSYQGKQYALPTVYYSWGMFYRKDIFKTAGIAAEPRTWDEFLEACKKLKAAGIAPLAVGGRDSWTLAGWFDYLDLRLNGNAFHQQLMAGEVPYTDARVKKVYSAWKTLLDNKYFIDNQLSYDLDGAQPFLFQGKAAMMLMGTFIAKGFPAKMAANMGYFQFPIVDPSVPTAEEGPTESIHIPSKARNKADARRFLAFVGTPAISAKLGEGLGSLPANSKSPEPSEPISRIGFQILSNAKGGIAQFYDRDMTKEMADEGMKGMQKFVSDPSKIDDVLNELEQSRKRIYKKS from the coding sequence ATGAGCAAAATGATTCGCATGGGCACCCTGGCGGGCCTGCTCGCGACGGCCGCCATATCGTCGCTGTCGTGCGCATCGGCCGCGGCCGGCACGCTGGCAGTCAACATCGCCTATAAGGGCGCCGTGCAGCGCACGGTCTGGCAATCGACCCTGGATGAATTCAAGAAGGCCAATCCCGACGTCGAGATCAAGGTCTCCTTCGTCGAGGAAGAGGCTTACAAGGTGCAGCTGCCGGGCTGGCTGTCGACCCAGGCGCCGGACATCATCAACTGGCACAACGGTGAGCGCATGGCCTTCTACGCCAGCCGCGGCCTGCTGGAAGACGTGAGCGAGGACTGGAAGAAGAACAACTGGGACGCGACCTACGCCTCCACCAAGGAGGCCTCTTCCTACCAGGGCAAGCAATACGCGCTGCCCACCGTGTACTACTCCTGGGGCATGTTCTACCGCAAGGACATCTTCAAGACCGCCGGCATCGCCGCCGAGCCCAGGACCTGGGATGAATTCCTGGAGGCCTGCAAGAAACTCAAGGCTGCCGGCATCGCGCCGCTGGCCGTGGGCGGGCGCGACTCCTGGACCCTGGCCGGCTGGTTCGACTATCTCGACTTGCGCCTGAACGGCAACGCCTTCCACCAGCAACTCATGGCCGGCGAGGTGCCCTACACCGACGCCCGCGTCAAGAAGGTCTACAGCGCCTGGAAGACGCTGCTCGACAACAAGTACTTCATCGACAACCAGCTCTCCTACGACCTCGACGGCGCGCAGCCCTTCCTGTTCCAGGGCAAGGCCGCCATGATGCTGATGGGCACCTTCATCGCCAAGGGCTTCCCGGCCAAGATGGCGGCCAACATGGGTTACTTCCAGTTCCCCATCGTCGACCCCAGCGTGCCGACCGCCGAGGAGGGGCCGACCGAGTCCATCCACATCCCCAGCAAGGCGCGCAACAAGGCCGACGCCCGCCGCTTCCTGGCCTTCGTCGGCACGCCGGCCATCAGCGCCAAGCTGGGTGAGGGCCTGGGATCGCTGCCGGCCAACAGCAAGTCGCCCGAGCCGAGCGAGCCGATCTCCCGCATCGGATTCCAGATCCTGTCCAACGCCAAGGGCGGCATCGCCCAGTTCTACGACCGCGACATGACCAAGGAAATGGCCGACGAGGGCATGAAGGGCATGCAGAAGTTCGTGAGCGACCCGAGCAAGATCGACGACGTGCTCAACGAGCTTGAGCAGAGCCGCAAGCGCATCTACAAGAAGTCCTGA
- a CDS encoding amino acid ABC transporter ATP-binding protein: MIKVHELQKRFGEAHILRGIDCEIKAGEVVCVIGPSGSGKSTFLRCLNGLEEASDGEIFIDGVKLNDTRIDLNKLRAGMGMVFQRFNLFPHMTVLENLIMAPMQVKGMSRREAVLVAEKLLKKVGLLEKIDAFPNQLSGGQQQRVAIARALAMEPKVMLFDEPTSALDPELVGEVLTVMKTLAEEGMTMVVVTHEMGFAREVADRVFFIDQGVIMEEGPPQQVLGEPVNERTRDFLRKVL, from the coding sequence ATGATCAAGGTGCATGAACTGCAAAAGCGCTTCGGCGAGGCGCACATCCTGCGCGGCATCGATTGCGAGATCAAGGCCGGCGAAGTGGTGTGCGTGATCGGCCCGTCGGGTTCGGGCAAGAGCACCTTCCTGCGCTGCCTGAACGGGCTGGAAGAGGCCAGCGACGGCGAGATCTTCATCGACGGCGTCAAGCTCAACGACACCCGGATCGACCTCAACAAGCTGCGCGCCGGCATGGGCATGGTGTTCCAGCGCTTCAACCTGTTCCCGCACATGACCGTGCTGGAAAACCTGATCATGGCGCCCATGCAGGTGAAGGGCATGTCGCGCCGCGAGGCGGTGCTGGTGGCCGAGAAGCTGCTGAAGAAGGTCGGCCTGCTGGAGAAGATCGACGCCTTCCCCAACCAGCTCTCCGGCGGCCAGCAGCAGCGCGTGGCGATCGCCCGCGCGCTGGCGATGGAACCCAAGGTCATGCTGTTCGACGAGCCGACCTCGGCGCTCGATCCCGAGCTGGTCGGCGAGGTGCTGACGGTGATGAAGACGCTGGCCGAAGAAGGCATGACCATGGTGGTGGTGACGCACGAAATGGGCTTCGCGCGCGAAGTCGCGGACCGCGTGTTCTTCATCGACCAGGGCGTCATCATGGAAGAAGGTCCGCCGCAGCAGGTGCTGGGCGAGCCGGTCAACGAGCGCACCCGCGACTTCCTGCGCAAGGTGTTGTGA
- a CDS encoding phage protein NinX family protein yields MSVAYVNDLGGVDLDFWVARAEGLDAVRDGGRCLLGHGGDAYAPTRDETLSAALLARHGVETFEINGRWGAELKGRDTPWGNGATRIEAALRAIVAARFGDAVEDAEIPPPMRCFWLAFVAAGGEPARYLGHAIFEAADMDAAVARARALGLHPGADLRVYRVNDEDAGHIPAQWRNRPLSGEEAAALGWQSGP; encoded by the coding sequence GTGAGCGTCGCGTACGTCAACGACCTCGGCGGCGTCGACCTGGACTTCTGGGTGGCCCGGGCCGAGGGGCTCGATGCCGTGCGCGACGGCGGCCGCTGCCTGCTCGGGCATGGCGGCGATGCGTACGCGCCGACGCGCGATGAGACGCTCAGCGCTGCCTTGCTGGCGCGCCACGGCGTCGAGACCTTCGAGATCAACGGCCGCTGGGGCGCCGAGCTCAAGGGGCGCGACACGCCCTGGGGCAACGGCGCCACCCGCATCGAGGCGGCGCTGCGCGCCATCGTGGCGGCGCGTTTCGGCGACGCCGTCGAGGACGCGGAAATCCCGCCGCCGATGCGGTGTTTCTGGCTGGCCTTCGTCGCCGCCGGCGGTGAGCCGGCGCGCTATCTCGGTCACGCCATCTTCGAGGCGGCGGACATGGACGCCGCCGTCGCCCGCGCCCGCGCGCTGGGTTTGCACCCTGGCGCCGACCTGCGCGTGTATCGCGTCAACGACGAGGACGCGGGCCACATTCCTGCGCAATGGCGCAACCGCCCGCTGAGCGGGGAAGAGGCCGCCGCGCTGGGCTGGCAGTCGGGGCCGTAG
- a CDS encoding methyl-accepting chemotaxis protein codes for MNWFHNLNMARKLAFSFTVVIVLTVMLGLFSVSRLKEVNKASSEIVSKWMPSIEAAREIQNSLPLMRISELELVTAVQPSERDAANKAIKARADILARQRAAYEQRISEPEERAQYAQFSKSYAAYMELDKQLAEMAANQQYDETRALFNGDSGKLFRGMVANLEAIVKANGAGSARADQAASHVYKVAQVLIFSLLGAAVLIAFALALVVGRNVSRPLREAVEVAQRVSRGDLTVRIRAGSRDETGRLMEALRAMNESLRDIVSEVRHGTDTIGTASQEIARGNLDLSSRTEQQAGSLEETASAMEQLTSTVKQSADNARQANQLAVSASEIASQGGEVVGQVVQTMEGITESSRKIADIISVIDGIAFQTNILALNAAVEAARAGEQGRGFAVVASEVRSLAQRSAAAAKEIKALIDDSVEKVGAGSQLVERAGSTMTEVVASVRRVTDIVAEITAATHEQSGGLSEINRAITQMDETTQQNAALVEQAAAAADSLQGQAGNLALLVGKFKLE; via the coding sequence ATGAACTGGTTCCACAATCTGAACATGGCGCGCAAGCTGGCGTTTTCCTTCACGGTGGTGATCGTGCTGACGGTGATGCTGGGCCTGTTCTCGGTCAGCCGGCTTAAAGAAGTGAACAAGGCCTCCTCGGAGATCGTCAGCAAATGGATGCCTTCCATCGAGGCGGCGCGCGAGATCCAGAATTCGCTGCCGCTCATGCGCATCTCCGAGCTGGAGCTGGTGACGGCGGTGCAGCCGTCCGAGCGCGACGCCGCTAACAAGGCGATCAAGGCGCGCGCCGACATCCTGGCGCGCCAGCGCGCCGCCTACGAGCAGCGCATCTCGGAGCCGGAGGAGCGGGCGCAATACGCGCAGTTCAGCAAGAGCTACGCCGCCTACATGGAGCTGGACAAGCAACTGGCCGAGATGGCCGCCAACCAGCAATACGACGAGACGCGCGCGCTCTTCAACGGCGATTCCGGCAAACTGTTCCGCGGCATGGTCGCCAACCTGGAGGCGATCGTGAAAGCCAACGGCGCCGGCAGCGCGCGCGCCGACCAGGCCGCCAGTCACGTGTACAAGGTGGCCCAGGTGCTGATCTTCAGCTTGCTGGGGGCGGCGGTGCTGATCGCCTTCGCGCTGGCGCTGGTGGTGGGGCGCAATGTCTCGCGGCCGCTCAGGGAAGCGGTGGAGGTGGCGCAGCGCGTGTCGCGCGGCGACCTGACGGTGCGCATCCGCGCCGGCAGCCGCGACGAGACCGGCCGCCTGATGGAGGCCTTGCGCGCCATGAATGAAAGCCTGCGCGACATCGTCAGCGAAGTGCGCCACGGCACCGACACCATCGGCACCGCCTCGCAGGAAATCGCCCGCGGCAACCTCGACCTGTCCTCGCGCACCGAGCAGCAGGCAGGTTCGCTGGAAGAAACCGCCTCGGCCATGGAGCAGCTCACCTCCACCGTCAAGCAGAGCGCCGACAACGCGCGCCAGGCCAACCAGCTGGCGGTGTCGGCCTCCGAGATCGCCAGCCAGGGCGGCGAGGTGGTGGGGCAGGTAGTGCAGACCATGGAGGGCATCACCGAGAGCTCGCGCAAGATCGCCGACATCATCAGCGTGATCGACGGCATCGCCTTCCAGACCAACATCCTGGCGCTGAATGCCGCAGTGGAAGCGGCGCGCGCCGGCGAGCAGGGCCGCGGCTTCGCGGTGGTGGCTTCGGAGGTGCGTTCGCTGGCGCAGCGCTCGGCCGCCGCCGCCAAGGAAATCAAGGCGCTGATCGACGATTCGGTGGAGAAGGTCGGCGCCGGCAGCCAGCTGGTGGAGCGCGCCGGTTCGACCATGACCGAGGTGGTGGCCAGCGTCAGGCGCGTGACCGACATCGTCGCCGAGATCACCGCCGCCACGCATGAGCAGAGCGGCGGACTGAGCGAGATCAATCGCGCCATCACGCAGATGGACGAGACCACCCAGCAGAACGCGGCGCTGGTCGAGCAGGCCGCAGCGGCCGCCGATTCGCTGCAAGGGCAGGCCGGCAACCTGGCGCTGCTGGTGGGGAAGTTCAAGCTCGAATAA
- a CDS encoding carbohydrate ABC transporter permease, with protein MPVQTPALTAQGSAAEISAAPAASARRAAARRNRAALWFLAPACAMTLVYVLYPIAYTIYLSFFNWDGMTAPRFIGLGNYIELLHAPTFYTALKNNLAWLLMFLLAPPMGLAIALYLNQKVRGMRVVKALFFAPFVLSGVVVGLIFSWFYDPGFGLLSLLLGHGIPVLGDARYATFGIIFAALWPQTAYCMILFLTGLTAINNDQVEAARMEGAKGWSMLRHVILPQLRPTTFMAFVVSIIGALRSFDLISVMSSGGPYESSTVLAYYAYDQAIKYYRQGYSAAIAVTLFAIMLVYIVYQLRRMLRAES; from the coding sequence ATGCCAGTGCAAACGCCTGCCCTCACGGCCCAGGGAAGCGCCGCCGAGATTTCCGCCGCGCCCGCCGCATCGGCCCGGCGCGCGGCCGCCCGCAGGAACCGCGCCGCGCTGTGGTTCCTGGCGCCGGCCTGCGCCATGACGCTGGTCTACGTGCTGTACCCGATCGCCTACACCATCTATCTCAGCTTCTTCAACTGGGACGGCATGACCGCGCCGCGCTTCATCGGCCTGGGCAACTACATCGAGCTGCTGCACGCGCCCACCTTCTACACCGCGCTCAAGAACAACCTGGCCTGGCTGCTGATGTTCCTGCTGGCCCCGCCCATGGGCCTGGCCATCGCGCTCTACCTGAACCAGAAGGTGCGCGGCATGCGCGTGGTGAAGGCGCTGTTCTTCGCGCCCTTCGTGCTCTCGGGGGTGGTGGTGGGGCTGATCTTCAGCTGGTTCTACGATCCCGGCTTCGGCCTGCTGTCGCTGTTGCTGGGGCACGGCATCCCGGTGCTGGGCGACGCCCGCTACGCCACCTTCGGCATCATCTTCGCCGCCCTTTGGCCGCAGACGGCCTACTGCATGATCCTGTTCCTCACCGGACTCACGGCGATCAACAACGACCAGGTCGAGGCCGCGCGCATGGAAGGCGCCAAGGGCTGGAGCATGCTGCGCCATGTGATCCTGCCGCAGCTGCGCCCAACCACTTTCATGGCCTTCGTGGTCAGCATCATCGGCGCGCTGCGCAGCTTCGACCTGATCTCGGTCATGAGCAGCGGCGGTCCCTATGAGAGCTCCACCGTGCTGGCCTACTACGCCTACGACCAGGCCATCAAGTATTACCGGCAAGGCTATTCGGCGGCGATCGCGGTGACGCTGTTCGCCATCATGCTGGTCTATATCGTTTATCAACTGCGCCGCATGCTGCGCGCGGAAAGCTAG
- a CDS encoding beta-galactosidase codes for MRLGVCYYPEHWPETMWEDDAKRMKALGIKQVRIGEFAWSRIEPSPGDLRWDWLDRAIGTLAAQGLEVVMCTPTATPPKWLIDRHDDVLAVDANGRQRAFGSRRHYDFSSDSYFEESQRIVRLLGERYGRHPAVTAWQTDNEYGCHQTVVSYSASAQRRFRGWLRARYGTIDALNTAWGTVFWSMEYRSFDEIDAPIGTVTEAHPSHRLDYQRFASDEVARYNRMQVDILRAHSPGRVMVHNFMQMFLEFDHYPVAADLDVASWDSYPLGALEVMWFPPEEKARWLRTGHPDFASFNHDLYRGMSTQPFWVMEQQPGPVNWAHWNPHPLPGMVRLWSWEAFAHGAGCVSYFRWRQVPFAQEQMHAGLNRPDNRLDVGGVEAERVAQEIDRVEHAAGALAQPRGKVALLFDYSAKWLFEIHYQGADFQYARFAFDYYSALRSLGLDVDIVPLDASLDGYAMIVAPPLPVIPDDLPARLEKSGAQVVFGPRSGSKTVSLQIPPTLPPGALQSILPIRVWRVESLRPQVTEPVQLGELKGRAAHWRDLVESDDAGVQTLARFADGHPAVLKHQRMHYLAAIFDADFTAGYFEQVAAAAGLAPQRLADGLRLQRRGGLTFALNYADAAVTLPQAAGADFIVGGPELPPQGVAIYRGAQE; via the coding sequence ATACGATTGGGGGTCTGCTATTACCCCGAACACTGGCCCGAAACGATGTGGGAAGACGATGCGAAACGCATGAAGGCCCTCGGCATCAAGCAGGTGCGCATCGGCGAATTCGCCTGGAGCCGCATCGAACCTTCGCCGGGCGACCTGCGCTGGGACTGGCTGGACCGCGCCATCGGGACGCTGGCGGCGCAAGGCCTGGAGGTGGTGATGTGCACGCCCACCGCGACCCCGCCCAAGTGGCTCATCGACCGCCACGACGACGTGCTGGCGGTGGACGCCAATGGTCGCCAGCGCGCCTTCGGTTCGCGCCGCCATTACGATTTCTCGTCGGACTCCTACTTCGAGGAGTCGCAGCGCATCGTGCGCCTGCTGGGCGAGCGCTACGGCCGGCACCCGGCCGTCACCGCCTGGCAGACCGACAACGAATACGGCTGCCACCAGACCGTGGTCAGTTACTCGGCCTCGGCGCAGCGGCGCTTCCGCGGCTGGCTGCGCGCGCGCTACGGCACTATCGACGCGCTCAACACAGCCTGGGGCACGGTGTTCTGGAGCATGGAATACCGCAGCTTCGACGAGATCGACGCGCCCATCGGCACCGTGACCGAGGCGCATCCTTCGCATCGCCTGGACTATCAGCGCTTCGCTTCGGACGAGGTGGCGCGCTACAACCGCATGCAGGTCGATATCCTGCGCGCGCATTCACCGGGCCGGGTGATGGTGCACAACTTCATGCAGATGTTCCTGGAGTTCGACCACTACCCGGTGGCGGCCGACCTCGACGTCGCCAGCTGGGACAGCTACCCGCTGGGCGCGCTGGAAGTAATGTGGTTCCCGCCCGAAGAAAAGGCGCGCTGGCTGCGCACCGGGCATCCGGACTTCGCCTCGTTCAACCACGACCTGTATCGCGGCATGTCGACCCAGCCGTTCTGGGTGATGGAGCAGCAGCCCGGCCCGGTCAACTGGGCGCACTGGAATCCGCATCCCTTGCCGGGCATGGTGCGCTTGTGGAGCTGGGAAGCCTTTGCCCACGGCGCCGGCTGCGTGTCGTACTTCCGCTGGCGCCAGGTGCCGTTCGCCCAGGAGCAGATGCACGCCGGCCTGAACCGTCCCGACAATCGCCTGGACGTCGGCGGCGTCGAGGCCGAGCGGGTGGCGCAGGAGATCGATCGCGTGGAGCATGCCGCCGGCGCGCTGGCGCAGCCGCGCGGCAAGGTGGCGCTGCTGTTCGACTATAGCGCCAAGTGGCTCTTCGAGATCCACTACCAGGGCGCCGATTTCCAGTACGCGCGCTTCGCCTTCGACTACTACTCGGCCCTGCGCTCGCTCGGCCTGGACGTCGACATCGTGCCGCTGGACGCATCGCTGGACGGCTACGCCATGATCGTGGCGCCGCCGCTGCCGGTGATCCCCGACGACCTGCCGGCGCGCCTGGAGAAGAGCGGCGCGCAGGTGGTGTTCGGCCCGCGCAGCGGCTCCAAGACGGTCTCGCTGCAGATCCCACCGACGCTGCCGCCGGGCGCGTTGCAATCCATCCTGCCGATCCGCGTGTGGCGGGTCGAATCGCTGCGGCCGCAGGTCACCGAGCCGGTGCAACTGGGCGAACTCAAGGGGCGCGCGGCGCATTGGCGCGACCTGGTCGAGTCCGACGACGCCGGCGTGCAGACGTTGGCCCGCTTCGCCGACGGCCACCCCGCCGTCCTGAAGCACCAGCGCATGCACTACCTGGCCGCGATCTTCGACGCCGATTTCACCGCCGGCTACTTCGAGCAGGTGGCCGCGGCCGCCGGCCTGGCGCCGCAACGCCTGGCCGATGGCCTGCGCCTGCAACGCCGCGGCGGCCTGACGTTCGCGCTGAATTACGCCGACGCGGCGGTGACGCTGCCGCAGGCGGCCGGGGCCGATTTCATCGTCGGCGGACCGGAGCTGCCGCCGCAGGGCGTGGCCATCTACCGCGGCGCGCAGGAATAA
- a CDS encoding LacI family DNA-binding transcriptional regulator: MTTLSEVARLAGVTSATVSNVLRQRGKVGEQTRLRVLAAVEELGYRPHLTARALAEGRAPTLALMVSSIANPFYPEFALAAERAARAHGRFLIVCNTNDDPETGRAYLEQIAGTLSDGVLIMNANLSIDELRKAQQRGAPVVLCMWEKPDAPPELPCIAVNFHEAGAIAGRHLIGLGHRRIGALVGSKKGGIHAERYQGYLDACADAGFRHPQNRTRFIADTVEAGYQATMSMLASSPQLTAIFASNDLPALGAMNAIADMGLNVPRDISVIGITDIQWARVSRPALTTVAVPTASAAEMAIDLLLALINRSSASSPMRVTATPQLVERASTAIAREA; this comes from the coding sequence ATGACCACCCTATCCGAAGTCGCCCGTCTGGCCGGCGTCACCTCCGCCACCGTCTCGAATGTCCTGCGCCAGCGCGGCAAGGTCGGCGAGCAGACCAGGCTGCGCGTGCTGGCGGCCGTCGAGGAACTGGGATACCGGCCGCACCTGACCGCGCGCGCCTTGGCCGAGGGCCGCGCGCCGACGCTGGCGCTGATGGTCTCCAGCATCGCCAATCCCTTCTATCCGGAGTTCGCGCTGGCCGCCGAACGCGCGGCGCGCGCGCACGGCCGCTTCCTGATCGTCTGCAACACCAACGATGACCCGGAGACCGGCCGCGCCTACCTCGAACAGATTGCCGGCACCCTGTCGGACGGCGTGCTGATCATGAACGCCAACCTCTCCATCGACGAGCTCAGGAAAGCCCAGCAGCGCGGCGCCCCGGTGGTGCTGTGCATGTGGGAAAAACCGGATGCGCCGCCCGAGCTGCCCTGCATCGCGGTGAACTTCCACGAGGCCGGCGCGATCGCCGGGCGCCATCTCATCGGGCTGGGCCATCGCCGCATCGGCGCCCTGGTCGGCAGCAAGAAGGGCGGCATCCACGCCGAGCGCTACCAGGGTTACCTGGACGCCTGCGCCGACGCCGGCTTCAGGCATCCGCAAAACCGCACGCGCTTCATCGCCGATACCGTGGAAGCCGGCTACCAGGCCACCATGTCCATGCTCGCCTCATCTCCGCAACTGACCGCCATTTTCGCCAGCAACGACCTGCCTGCGCTGGGCGCCATGAACGCCATCGCCGACATGGGATTGAACGTGCCGCGCGACATCTCGGTGATCGGCATCACCGACATCCAGTGGGCGCGCGTCTCGCGCCCGGCGCTGACCACGGTCGCGGTGCCCACCGCCAGCGCGGCCGAGATGGCCATCGACCTGCTGCTGGCCCTGATCAACCGCAGCAGCGCGTCGTCGCCGATGCGGGTGACGGCGACGCCGCAGCTGGTCGAGCGGGCGTCCACGGCGATCGCGCGCGAGGCTTGA
- a CDS encoding methyl-accepting chemotaxis protein → MNTCSPLKGRGKPVKLRTKIIWLCATTLVGILVIAMVSLNTLKRTMLEEREAQLSLLVTLAKAASEKSYAQEQAGKLTREQAQAQAKLIIGSLAKEQNYFFVRGYTDDFNYVHPNPKRVGIQDKTAKEDGDRYRAALAGKEIGLLTAEGTRPNTTEKVLKLYAVTRFAPWDWTIGFGAYIDDINQAFYRNALILLLIGAVLMAAIATMAAFMLRSILRQLGGEPAKAVGIVEQIAQGDLSIAIDLRGKDSHSLLRSIETMRGSLSGIVHGVRNGTDTISTASAEIAAGNLDLSSRTEQQAGSLEETASAMEQLTSIVRQNADNARQANQLAISASGVAANGGTVIDQVVGTMADINSASTKISDIIGVIDGIAFQTNILALNAAVEAARAGEQGRGFAVVASEVRSLAQRSAQAAKEIKALIEDSVSKVDNGSHLVEQAGRTMQEIVSSVRHVADVVAEISAASQEQSSGIEEVNRAIAQMDQVTQQNAALVEQAAAAAASMQDQAAQLAQLVSVFQLPASGAAARIG, encoded by the coding sequence ATGAACACATGTTCACCACTCAAGGGACGGGGGAAACCGGTGAAGCTCAGGACGAAAATCATTTGGCTGTGCGCGACCACGCTGGTCGGCATTCTGGTCATCGCGATGGTGTCGCTCAATACCTTGAAGCGCACCATGCTGGAGGAACGCGAAGCGCAGCTGTCGCTGCTGGTGACGCTGGCCAAGGCGGCGTCCGAGAAATCCTACGCGCAGGAGCAGGCCGGCAAGCTCACGCGCGAACAGGCGCAGGCCCAGGCCAAGCTGATCATCGGCAGCCTGGCCAAGGAGCAGAACTACTTCTTCGTGCGCGGCTATACCGATGACTTCAACTACGTCCACCCCAATCCCAAGCGCGTGGGCATCCAGGACAAGACCGCGAAAGAGGATGGCGACCGCTACCGCGCGGCGCTGGCCGGCAAGGAGATCGGCCTGCTGACCGCCGAGGGCACACGCCCCAACACCACCGAGAAGGTGCTGAAACTGTACGCCGTGACCAGGTTCGCGCCCTGGGACTGGACCATCGGCTTCGGCGCCTACATCGACGACATCAACCAGGCGTTCTACCGCAACGCGCTGATCCTGTTGCTGATCGGCGCCGTGCTGATGGCGGCCATCGCCACCATGGCCGCCTTCATGCTGCGCTCCATCCTGCGCCAGCTGGGCGGCGAGCCGGCCAAGGCGGTCGGCATCGTCGAGCAGATCGCGCAGGGCGACCTCTCCATCGCCATCGACCTGCGCGGCAAGGACAGCCACAGCCTGCTGCGTTCGATCGAAACCATGCGCGGCAGCCTGTCGGGCATCGTGCACGGCGTGCGCAACGGCACCGACACCATCAGCACCGCCTCGGCCGAGATCGCCGCCGGCAACCTCGACCTCTCCTCGCGCACCGAGCAGCAAGCCGGCTCCCTGGAGGAGACCGCCTCGGCGATGGAGCAACTGACCTCGATCGTGCGCCAGAACGCCGACAACGCGCGCCAGGCCAACCAGCTGGCGATCTCGGCCTCGGGCGTGGCGGCCAACGGCGGCACGGTGATCGACCAGGTGGTCGGCACCATGGCCGACATCAACAGCGCTTCGACCAAGATTTCCGACATCATCGGCGTGATCGACGGCATCGCCTTCCAGACCAACATCCTGGCCTTGAACGCCGCGGTGGAAGCGGCGCGCGCCGGCGAACAGGGGCGCGGCTTCGCGGTGGTGGCGTCTGAAGTGCGCAGCCTGGCCCAGCGCAGCGCGCAGGCGGCCAAGGAGATCAAGGCGCTGATCGAGGATTCGGTGAGCAAGGTGGACAACGGCTCGCACCTGGTCGAGCAGGCCGGCCGCACCATGCAGGAAATCGTCTCCAGCGTGCGGCACGTGGCCGACGTGGTGGCCGAGATCAGCGCCGCCAGCCAGGAACAAAGTTCCGGCATCGAGGAAGTGAACCGCGCCATCGCGCAGATGGATCAGGTGACCCAGCAGAACGCCGCGCTGGTGGAGCAGGCCGCGGCCGCCGCGGCGTCGATGCAGGATCAGGCGGCGCAGCTGGCCCAGCTGGTCAGCGTTTTCCAGCTGCCGGCGTCCGGCGCGGCGGCGCGGATCGGATAA
- a CDS encoding ABC transporter ATP-binding protein, whose product MASISLRAAQKAYGDAPPVIRDVNLAIGEHEFCVFLGPSGCGKSTLLRVIAGLEDLSAGDLLIGDKRMNDVPSAQRSVAMVFQSYALFPHMTVYENMSFGLTLAKLPKAEIESKVREAARALQLEELLQRKPKELSGGQRQRVAIGRAIVRRPGVFLFDEPLSNLDATLRSQTRIEIARLHRQFEQASVVYVTHDQVEAMTLADRIVLLHAGADTARFGSIAQVGTPMELYHQPRNRFVAGFIGSPRMNFIPAQALAVEADRITVRLPATGETLQVLASGEGVQPGQGLTLGVRPEHMDLADGASPGLTREVVLVERLGEQTYVHLDQPEGQPLVAKAPGNAQVGRGDRLRLGVAPESAYLFDEDGVTLARPQARRGLAAAA is encoded by the coding sequence ATGGCCAGCATTAGCTTGCGTGCAGCACAGAAAGCCTACGGCGACGCGCCGCCGGTGATTCGCGACGTCAACCTCGCCATCGGCGAGCATGAGTTCTGCGTGTTCCTCGGCCCTTCGGGCTGCGGCAAGTCGACCCTGTTGCGCGTGATCGCGGGCCTGGAAGACCTCAGCGCCGGCGACCTGCTGATCGGCGACAAGCGCATGAACGACGTGCCCTCGGCGCAGCGTTCGGTGGCCATGGTGTTCCAGAGCTACGCGCTGTTCCCGCACATGACGGTCTACGAGAACATGAGCTTCGGCCTGACGCTGGCCAAGCTGCCCAAGGCGGAGATCGAGAGCAAGGTGAGGGAAGCGGCGCGCGCGCTGCAGCTGGAGGAGCTGCTGCAGCGCAAGCCCAAGGAGCTGTCCGGCGGGCAGCGCCAGCGCGTGGCCATCGGCCGCGCCATCGTGCGCCGGCCCGGCGTGTTCCTGTTTGACGAGCCGCTGTCCAACCTGGACGCCACGCTGCGCAGCCAGACCCGCATCGAGATCGCGCGCCTGCACCGCCAGTTCGAGCAGGCCAGCGTGGTCTACGTGACGCACGACCAGGTCGAGGCGATGACGCTGGCCGACCGTATCGTGCTGCTGCACGCGGGCGCGGATACGGCGCGCTTCGGCAGCATCGCCCAGGTCGGCACGCCCATGGAGCTGTACCACCAGCCGCGCAATCGCTTCGTGGCGGGCTTCATCGGCTCGCCGCGCATGAATTTCATCCCGGCCCAGGCGCTCGCCGTGGAGGCGGATCGCATCACGGTGCGCCTGCCGGCCACCGGCGAGACCCTGCAGGTGCTCGCCAGCGGCGAGGGCGTGCAGCCCGGCCAAGGCCTGACCTTGGGCGTGCGGCCGGAGCACATGGATCTGGCCGATGGCGCATCGCCCGGACTGACGCGCGAAGTCGTACTGGTGGAGCGCCTGGGCGAACAAACCTATGTGCACCTGGATCAGCCCGAGGGCCAGCCGCTGGTGGCCAAGGCGCCCGGCAACGCCCAGGTCGGGCGCGGTGATCGCCTGCGCTTGGGCGTGGCGCCGGAGAGCGCTTACCTGTTCGATGAAGACGGCGTCACGCTGGCGCGTCCGCAGGCCCGGCGCGGCCTGGCAGCGGCGGCCTGA